In the Gorilla gorilla gorilla isolate KB3781 chromosome 10, NHGRI_mGorGor1-v2.1_pri, whole genome shotgun sequence genome, one interval contains:
- the CDK2 gene encoding cyclin-dependent kinase 2 isoform X2 translates to MENFQKVEKIGEGTYGVVYKARNKLTGEVVALKKIRLDTETEGVPSTAIREISLLKELNHPNIVKLLDVIHTENKLYLVFEFLHQDLKKFMDASALTGIPLPLIKSYLFQLLQGLAFCHSHRVLHRDLKPQNLLINTEGAIKLADFGLARAFGVPVRTYTHEVVTLWYRAPEILLGCKYYSTAVDIWSLGCIFAEMHLVGTQHHARCCGEHRRNGRQSLCPLCSYLEVAASQGWGMTAVSTPYPVTRRALFPGDSEIDQLFRIFRTLGTPDEVVWPGVTSMPDYKPSFPKWARQDFSKVVPPLDEDGRSLLSQMLHYDPNKRISAKAALAHPFFQDVTKPVPHLRL, encoded by the exons ATGGAGAACTTCCAAAAGGTGGAAAAGATCGGAGAGGGCACGTACGGAGTTGTGTACAAAGCCAGAAACAAGTTGACGGGAGAAGTGGTGGCGCTTAAGAAAATCCGCCTGGACAC TGAGACTGAGGGTGTGCCCAGTACTGCCATCCGAGAGATCTCTCTGCTTAAGGAGCTTAACCATCCTAATATTGTCAA GCTGCTGGATGTCATTCACACAGAAAATAAACTCTACCTGGTTTTTGAATTTCTGCACCAAGATCTCAAGAAATTCATGGATGCCTCTGCTCTCACTGGCATTCCTCTTCCCCTTATCAAG AGCTATCTGTTCCAGCTGCTCCAGGGCCTAGCTTTCTGCCATTCTCATCGGGTCCTCCACCGAGACCTTAAACCTCAGAATCTGCTTATTAACACAGAGGGGGCCATCAAGCTAGCAGACTTTGGACTAGCCAGAGCTTTTGGAGTCCCTGTTCGTACTTACACCCATGAG GTGGTGACCCTGTGGTACCGAGCTCCTGAAATCCTCCTGGGCTGCAAATATTACTCCACAGCTGTGGACATCTGGAGCCTGGGCTGCATCTTTGCTGAGATG caccTAGTGGGTACCCAGCACCATGCTAGGTGCTGTGGGGAACACAGAAGAAATGGAAGACAGAGTCTCTGCCCGCTGTGCTCCTATCTAGAAGTGGCTGCATCACAAGGTTGGGGGATGACCGCAGTGTCTACCCCATACCCC GTGACTCGCCGGGCCCTATTCCCTGGAGATTCTGAGATTGACCAGCTCTTCCGGATCTTTCGGACTCTGGGGACCCCAGATGAGGTGGTGTGGCCAGGAGTTACTTCTATGCCTGATTACAAGCCAAGTTTCCCCAAGTGGGCCCGGCAAGATTTTAGTAAAGTTGTACCTCCCCTGGATGAAGATGGACGGAGCTTGTTATCG CAAATGCTGCACTACGACCCTAACAAGCGGATTTCTGCCAAGGCAGCCCTGGCTCACCCTTTCTTCCAGGATGTGACCAAGCCAGTACCCCATCTTCGACTCTGA
- the CDK2 gene encoding cyclin-dependent kinase 2 isoform X1 has product MENFQKVEKIGEGTYGVVYKARNKLTGEVVALKKIRLDTETEGVPSTAIREISLLKELNHPNIVKLLDVIHTENKLYLVFEFLHQDLKKFMDASALTGIPLPLIKSYLFQLLQGLAFCHSHRVLHRDLKPQNLLINTEGAIKLADFGLARAFGVPVRTYTHEVVTLWYRAPEILLGCKYYSTAVDIWSLGCIFAEMVTRRALFPGDSEIDQLFRIFRTLGTPDEVVWPGVTSMPDYKPSFPKWARQDFSKVVPPLDEDGRSLLSQMLHYDPNKRISAKAALAHPFFQDVTKPVPHLRL; this is encoded by the exons ATGGAGAACTTCCAAAAGGTGGAAAAGATCGGAGAGGGCACGTACGGAGTTGTGTACAAAGCCAGAAACAAGTTGACGGGAGAAGTGGTGGCGCTTAAGAAAATCCGCCTGGACAC TGAGACTGAGGGTGTGCCCAGTACTGCCATCCGAGAGATCTCTCTGCTTAAGGAGCTTAACCATCCTAATATTGTCAA GCTGCTGGATGTCATTCACACAGAAAATAAACTCTACCTGGTTTTTGAATTTCTGCACCAAGATCTCAAGAAATTCATGGATGCCTCTGCTCTCACTGGCATTCCTCTTCCCCTTATCAAG AGCTATCTGTTCCAGCTGCTCCAGGGCCTAGCTTTCTGCCATTCTCATCGGGTCCTCCACCGAGACCTTAAACCTCAGAATCTGCTTATTAACACAGAGGGGGCCATCAAGCTAGCAGACTTTGGACTAGCCAGAGCTTTTGGAGTCCCTGTTCGTACTTACACCCATGAG GTGGTGACCCTGTGGTACCGAGCTCCTGAAATCCTCCTGGGCTGCAAATATTACTCCACAGCTGTGGACATCTGGAGCCTGGGCTGCATCTTTGCTGAGATG GTGACTCGCCGGGCCCTATTCCCTGGAGATTCTGAGATTGACCAGCTCTTCCGGATCTTTCGGACTCTGGGGACCCCAGATGAGGTGGTGTGGCCAGGAGTTACTTCTATGCCTGATTACAAGCCAAGTTTCCCCAAGTGGGCCCGGCAAGATTTTAGTAAAGTTGTACCTCCCCTGGATGAAGATGGACGGAGCTTGTTATCG CAAATGCTGCACTACGACCCTAACAAGCGGATTTCTGCCAAGGCAGCCCTGGCTCACCCTTTCTTCCAGGATGTGACCAAGCCAGTACCCCATCTTCGACTCTGA